A window from Flavobacterium gyeonganense encodes these proteins:
- a CDS encoding sigma-54-dependent transcriptional regulator, giving the protein MSRILIIEDEAAIRRVLVKILSEENDSYQVDEAEDGVAGLEKIKNNDYDLVLCDIKMPKMDGVEVLEEVKKVKPEIPMVMISGHGDMETAIQTMRLGAFDYISKPPDLNRLLNTVRNALDKKQLVVENKILKKKVSKNYEMIGDSDSINHIKVMIDKVAPTEARVLITGPNGTGKELVAHQLHEKSERSAFPLIEVNCAAIPSELIESELFGHVKGAFTSAVKDRAGKFEAADKGTIFLDEIGDMSLSAQAKVLRALQESMITRVGADKDIKVDVRVVAATNKDLKTEIAEGRFREDLYHRLAVILIKVPPLNERRDDIPALISHFAEKIASEQGNAVKVFSASAIKLLQEYDWTGNIRELRNVVERLIILGGSEISETDVKMFASK; this is encoded by the coding sequence ATGAGTAGGATACTAATTATAGAAGACGAAGCAGCAATCAGAAGAGTTTTGGTAAAAATTTTATCAGAAGAAAATGATTCGTATCAGGTTGATGAAGCTGAAGATGGTGTTGCGGGACTTGAAAAAATAAAAAACAACGACTACGATTTGGTTTTGTGTGATATCAAAATGCCAAAAATGGATGGTGTTGAGGTTTTGGAAGAAGTAAAAAAAGTAAAACCAGAAATTCCGATGGTCATGATTTCGGGGCATGGCGATATGGAAACTGCGATTCAAACGATGCGTTTAGGAGCTTTTGATTATATTTCAAAACCGCCGGATTTGAACCGCTTACTTAACACCGTTCGTAATGCTTTAGATAAAAAACAATTAGTAGTTGAAAATAAAATTCTGAAGAAAAAAGTCAGCAAAAACTACGAAATGATTGGGGACAGTGATTCTATTAATCATATTAAAGTAATGATTGATAAAGTGGCTCCAACAGAAGCAAGAGTTTTAATTACCGGACCAAACGGAACAGGTAAAGAATTAGTAGCGCATCAGTTACACGAAAAAAGCGAACGTTCTGCTTTTCCTTTAATTGAAGTAAACTGTGCTGCTATTCCGAGTGAATTGATCGAAAGTGAGTTGTTTGGACATGTAAAAGGAGCATTTACATCGGCAGTGAAAGATCGTGCGGGAAAATTTGAAGCGGCTGATAAAGGAACCATTTTTCTGGATGAAATTGGAGATATGAGTCTTTCTGCACAAGCTAAAGTTTTGCGTGCATTACAAGAAAGTATGATTACAAGGGTTGGTGCTGATAAAGACATCAAAGTGGATGTTCGTGTCGTTGCCGCAACCAATAAAGATTTGAAAACAGAAATTGCAGAAGGTCGTTTCCGTGAAGATTTATACCATCGTCTGGCAGTAATTTTAATTAAAGTTCCGCCATTGAATGAAAGACGTGATGATATTCCGGCTTTGATTTCGCATTTTGCAGAAAAAATTGCTTCGGAACAAGGAAACGCAGTGAAAGTATTTTCGGCCTCAGCTATAAAATTATTGCAGGAATACGACTGGACAGGTAATATTCGTGAACTTCGAAATGTGGTTGAAAGACTGATTATTCTGGGAGGAAGCGAAATTTCTGAAACTGACGTGAAAATGTTTGCGAGCAAATAG
- a CDS encoding DEAD/DEAH box helicase has product MKLKKINEKLQDALIENGLTEANILQMETFSTIKSGADCMIISPAGTGKSTTIVLNVIQQLAGKNEESPRALIVVEDKEKVLAMEALFEKYGKYTNLEVYGVHDKGDMDYDKNYISTGIDVLIGTPTKLNDMFSTAGYNVNRLKMFILDDADPILKLRHEPKIMRISNSIAKTQRLIFAETLTERIEILADKMLLEPYFFDMDEEGEEELDEEEDQIEE; this is encoded by the coding sequence ATGAAACTAAAAAAAATAAACGAGAAATTACAAGATGCCTTAATTGAGAATGGTTTAACAGAAGCAAACATATTGCAAATGGAAACTTTTTCGACAATTAAAAGCGGTGCAGACTGTATGATAATTTCTCCTGCGGGAACTGGTAAATCGACAACCATTGTATTGAATGTAATTCAGCAGTTAGCAGGTAAAAATGAAGAGTCTCCGCGGGCTTTAATCGTTGTTGAAGACAAAGAAAAAGTTCTGGCAATGGAAGCACTTTTTGAGAAATATGGTAAATATACCAACCTTGAAGTTTATGGAGTTCATGACAAAGGTGATATGGATTATGATAAAAACTACATTTCGACCGGAATTGATGTTTTAATAGGGACCCCAACAAAGTTGAATGATATGTTTAGTACCGCCGGTTACAATGTTAATCGTCTTAAAATGTTTATTCTAGATGATGCTGATCCGATTTTGAAGCTACGTCATGAGCCAAAAATAATGCGGATTTCGAACAGTATCGCTAAAACACAGCGTCTTATTTTTGCAGAGACACTTACGGAACGCATTGAAATTTTAGCTGATAAAATGCTATTGGAACCTTATTTCTTTGATATGGATGAAGAGGGTGAAGAAGAGTTGGACGAAGAAGAGGATCAAATAGAAGAGTAG
- a CDS encoding Cof-type HAD-IIB family hydrolase, with product MQYKMLVLDMDDTLLTDDHKISDLNKKVLLEAQAKGVYVVLASGRPTSAMTAFAKELELDLNDSYIISFNGAVISTVKDDVILFEQCLTPEQIHDLYDYSVKMKTHIITYLDGEIISETDSEYIQIEKEITGLPHNKVSNFKAAVTKPAVKCILLEEPSYLKEVEKDLKTAMPHLSVAMSKPFFLEAAQFGIDKAASIKILAEKLNIHQSEIIAVGNAGNDLTMIEYAGLGVWVDNVTPELRDRANVIVASNNDDGVAEVVQRYILV from the coding sequence ATGCAATATAAAATGTTAGTGCTCGACATGGATGATACCTTGTTGACAGATGATCATAAAATTTCAGATTTAAATAAAAAAGTACTTCTGGAAGCTCAGGCAAAAGGTGTTTATGTGGTTTTAGCTTCTGGCCGTCCAACATCTGCTATGACGGCTTTTGCTAAAGAATTAGAACTAGATTTAAACGACTCATATATTATTTCGTTTAACGGAGCTGTAATCAGTACGGTAAAAGATGATGTTATCTTATTTGAACAATGTCTGACGCCGGAACAAATTCATGATTTATACGATTACAGTGTAAAAATGAAAACGCATATTATCACGTATCTGGATGGTGAAATTATAAGTGAAACGGATTCTGAATATATCCAAATAGAAAAAGAAATTACTGGATTGCCGCATAATAAAGTTTCTAATTTTAAAGCAGCCGTTACAAAACCCGCGGTAAAATGCATTTTACTGGAAGAACCTTCTTATTTAAAAGAAGTTGAGAAAGACTTAAAAACAGCAATGCCACATTTGAGTGTTGCTATGTCAAAACCTTTTTTCCTTGAGGCAGCCCAATTCGGAATTGATAAAGCAGCAAGTATAAAAATATTGGCAGAGAAATTGAATATTCATCAAAGCGAAATTATTGCTGTTGGAAATGCAGGAAATGATCTAACCATGATAGAATATGCTGGTTTGGGGGTTTGGGTCGATAATGTAACACCTGAATTGCGAGACAGGGCAAATGTAATTGTAGCGTCAAATAATGATGATGGTGTTGCTGAGGTTGTACAGCGCTATATATTGGTATAA
- a CDS encoding ABC transporter permease yields MSIISLIIKREFIAKVRNKSFVVMTFLSPVLFIAIAGFIGYLSSMKAETKRIAIHDETGLFAADFLKENKKGAEFRYLNLSEMDVKALKDSITKENFSGLIVIPKTKNNKDLETKIEFISNNSPSISFIEGTQKIIGTKITKLNLESAKLDTLAIQKAQSEVNIHLVKASGEESLKGLNEIKIGIGGAFGYLIMMFIIIYGNMVMRSVIEEKTNRIIEIIISSVKPFQLMIGKIVGTSLAGLLQFIIWAIIGLGLMFVASAFFGVNVGPTARVSPELMQAAQHELSGSAQMYIAELWNLPIASILTGFIVYFIGGYFLYSSFYAAIGAAVDNQTDSQQFLLPIIMPLILSVYIGFFTVVNDPQGSVAVIFSMIPLTSPIVMLMRLPFGVPWWQIVISVSLLFATFFLVVWFAAKIYRIGILMYGKKPTWKELYKWLKY; encoded by the coding sequence ATGAGTATAATTTCATTAATTATAAAAAGAGAATTTATTGCCAAAGTCCGTAATAAGTCTTTTGTTGTTATGACTTTTTTGAGTCCGGTATTATTTATAGCAATTGCCGGATTTATTGGTTATCTGAGTTCTATGAAAGCTGAAACCAAAAGAATTGCGATTCATGATGAAACCGGACTTTTTGCTGCTGATTTTTTAAAAGAAAATAAAAAAGGAGCAGAATTTAGATACCTCAATTTATCTGAAATGGATGTAAAAGCTTTAAAAGACAGTATTACAAAAGAAAATTTCAGTGGATTAATTGTTATTCCTAAAACAAAAAATAACAAAGATTTAGAAACTAAAATTGAGTTTATTTCGAATAACAGTCCAAGTATTTCTTTTATAGAAGGCACGCAGAAAATCATCGGAACAAAAATTACCAAACTAAATCTCGAAAGCGCCAAACTAGATACACTGGCAATTCAAAAAGCACAATCAGAAGTTAATATTCATTTAGTTAAAGCTTCGGGAGAAGAAAGTTTGAAAGGCCTGAATGAAATTAAAATCGGAATTGGAGGTGCTTTTGGATATCTGATTATGATGTTTATTATCATTTATGGTAATATGGTAATGCGAAGCGTAATCGAAGAAAAAACAAACCGAATTATCGAAATCATTATTTCATCTGTAAAACCATTTCAGTTAATGATTGGTAAAATTGTAGGGACTTCGCTTGCGGGCTTGTTACAATTTATAATATGGGCTATAATTGGCTTAGGATTGATGTTTGTCGCATCGGCATTTTTTGGAGTCAATGTTGGACCAACTGCAAGAGTTTCTCCTGAATTAATGCAAGCAGCCCAACATGAACTTTCAGGTTCTGCACAAATGTATATCGCTGAATTATGGAATTTACCTATTGCCAGCATTTTAACCGGCTTTATAGTTTATTTTATTGGAGGTTATTTTCTATATAGTTCATTTTACGCAGCCATTGGAGCAGCGGTAGACAATCAGACTGATTCGCAGCAATTTTTGTTGCCCATCATAATGCCATTAATCCTAAGTGTTTATATTGGATTTTTTACAGTTGTAAATGACCCGCAAGGAAGTGTTGCAGTAATTTTTTCAATGATTCCGCTTACGTCGCCAATTGTAATGTTAATGAGGCTTCCTTTTGGAGTGCCCTGGTGGCAAATCGTAATTTCGGTATCATTATTGTTCGCTACATTTTTCCTTGTTGTGTGGTTTGCTGCCAAAATTTACCGCATAGGTATTTTAATGTACGGCAAAAAGCCAACATGGAAAGAATTGTATAAATGGCTTAAGTATTAA
- the dnaJ gene encoding molecular chaperone DnaJ, giving the protein MKKDFYEILGISKNADAAEIKKAYRKSALKYHPDKNPGDKEAEENFKLAAEAYEVLSDPQKKAKYDQYGHQAFDGSGGFGGHGGMNMDDIFSQFGDIFGGGFGGFGGGGGGPRRAKGSNLRIKVKLTLEEIANGVEKKVKVKRKVQAKGVTYKTCSTCNGQGQVMRVTNTILGRMQSASTCPTCGGSGQILDKRPSEADAQGMVQEDETVSIKIPAGVTDGMQLKVSNKGNDAPGNSIPGDLIVAIEEVEHEFLKREGENVHYDLYISFPEAVLGVSKDIEAINGKVRIKLEEGIQSGKILRLKGKGIPSLNGYGNGDLLVHVNVWTPKTLNKEQKQFFENALNNEHFVPNPEKSEKSFFEKVKDMFS; this is encoded by the coding sequence ATGAAAAAAGATTTTTACGAAATACTGGGCATTTCAAAAAATGCAGATGCTGCCGAAATTAAAAAAGCATATCGAAAAAGTGCTTTAAAGTATCATCCTGATAAAAATCCAGGTGACAAAGAGGCAGAAGAAAACTTTAAACTTGCGGCAGAGGCTTATGAAGTTTTGAGTGATCCGCAGAAAAAAGCAAAGTATGATCAGTACGGTCATCAGGCATTTGATGGTTCCGGCGGATTTGGAGGTCATGGTGGTATGAATATGGATGACATTTTCAGCCAGTTTGGTGATATCTTTGGAGGCGGATTTGGCGGTTTCGGAGGCGGAGGCGGAGGTCCTCGTCGTGCTAAAGGAAGTAATCTTCGAATTAAGGTAAAACTTACTTTAGAAGAAATAGCAAATGGAGTTGAGAAAAAAGTAAAAGTAAAACGTAAAGTTCAGGCTAAAGGCGTTACTTACAAAACCTGTTCGACTTGTAACGGGCAAGGTCAGGTAATGCGTGTCACAAACACGATTTTAGGAAGAATGCAGTCTGCATCTACTTGTCCTACATGTGGTGGTTCTGGACAAATTCTTGATAAAAGACCTTCTGAAGCGGATGCTCAGGGAATGGTTCAGGAGGACGAGACAGTGTCAATCAAAATTCCTGCAGGGGTTACTGATGGAATGCAGTTGAAAGTGTCTAATAAAGGAAATGATGCTCCCGGAAACAGCATCCCTGGAGATTTAATCGTTGCTATCGAAGAGGTTGAGCACGAATTCTTAAAACGTGAAGGTGAAAATGTTCATTACGACTTGTATATCAGTTTCCCTGAAGCAGTTTTAGGAGTTTCTAAAGATATAGAAGCAATAAATGGAAAAGTGCGTATTAAACTCGAAGAAGGAATCCAATCCGGAAAAATCTTAAGATTAAAAGGAAAAGGTATTCCAAGCTTAAACGGATACGGAAACGGGGATTTATTAGTTCACGTAAACGTATGGACGCCAAAAACGTTGAACAAAGAGCAAAAGCAATTTTTTGAAAATGCTTTAAATAATGAACATTTTGTTCCTAATCCTGAAAAATCAGAAAAATCATTTTTTGAAAAAGTAAAAGATATGTTTTCATAA
- a CDS encoding ABC transporter ATP-binding protein — MSNLLEVHKVVKRYGDYVALNEVSLNVPKGSIYGLLGPNGAGKTSLIRIINQITLPDSGEVILDGEKLQPKHVQTIGYLPEERGLYSSMKVGEQCLYLAQMKGLSKTEAKQQLDFWFDRLGIQGWWNKKIQELSKGMAQKIQFVVCVLHKPKLLIFDEPFSGFDPVNANVIKDEILALKEQGSTIIFSTHRMESVEELCDHIALIHKSNKLIEGKVSDVKREFRTNSFEVGILTNNVEGLMYDITQKFTVSPANFKSLNEDLKLNIQIGNAAPNELLNILTQRGQVTHFVEKIPAINDIFIQTVTENKN, encoded by the coding sequence ATGAGCAACTTACTAGAAGTCCATAAAGTAGTAAAACGATATGGTGACTATGTCGCACTTAATGAAGTTTCATTAAATGTCCCAAAAGGCAGTATTTACGGATTATTAGGTCCAAATGGTGCCGGAAAAACGTCCCTCATCCGAATTATCAATCAAATTACCCTGCCGGATAGCGGTGAAGTTATTCTGGATGGAGAAAAACTACAGCCAAAACATGTGCAGACAATAGGATATCTTCCGGAAGAAAGAGGTTTATACAGTTCGATGAAAGTAGGCGAACAATGTTTGTATCTCGCACAAATGAAAGGGCTTTCTAAAACTGAAGCGAAACAACAGCTTGATTTTTGGTTTGACCGCTTGGGGATTCAGGGTTGGTGGAACAAGAAAATTCAGGAGCTTTCTAAAGGAATGGCACAAAAAATTCAGTTTGTGGTTTGTGTTTTGCATAAACCAAAATTGTTGATTTTTGATGAGCCTTTTTCGGGTTTTGATCCGGTAAACGCTAACGTTATTAAAGACGAGATTCTGGCATTGAAAGAACAGGGTTCTACCATTATTTTTTCGACACACCGAATGGAAAGTGTTGAGGAGCTTTGTGATCATATTGCCTTAATTCATAAATCGAATAAGTTAATAGAGGGAAAGGTTAGTGATGTAAAACGTGAATTTCGAACGAATAGTTTTGAAGTTGGAATACTGACCAATAATGTGGAAGGTTTGATGTATGATATTACTCAGAAGTTTACCGTTTCACCGGCTAATTTTAAATCTTTAAATGAAGATTTGAAATTAAATATTCAGATTGGGAACGCAGCGCCGAACGAATTATTAAATATATTGACTCAACGCGGACAAGTAACACATTTCGTTGAGAAAATCCCCGCTATAAACGATATTTTTATTCAAACTGTAACTGAAAATAAAAATTAA
- a CDS encoding nucleotide exchange factor GrpE, translated as MKFKNIFKNKSNMTTENTEFDQELDESTIENNANGEQLIVEELSVEEQLAQDLAKEKDKFLRLFAEFENYKKRTSKERIDLFKTANQEVLLAMLPVLDDFDRAAVEINKSEDENLKKGVELIHEKLKSTLIGKGLEQVEIQAGDAFNADVAEAITQIPAPSDKLKGKIVDVIEKGYKLGDKIIRFPKVVVGN; from the coding sequence ATGAAGTTTAAAAATATTTTTAAAAATAAAAGTAATATGACTACGGAAAATACAGAATTCGATCAGGAATTAGATGAATCAACTATAGAGAATAACGCTAATGGAGAGCAATTAATTGTTGAAGAATTAAGTGTTGAGGAGCAGTTAGCCCAGGACTTAGCTAAAGAAAAAGATAAGTTTTTGAGATTATTTGCTGAATTTGAAAATTACAAAAAAAGAACTTCAAAAGAACGTATTGACTTGTTTAAAACTGCTAATCAGGAAGTTTTACTTGCAATGTTGCCTGTTTTGGATGATTTTGACAGAGCTGCTGTGGAAATCAACAAATCTGAAGATGAAAACTTAAAAAAAGGCGTAGAGCTGATTCATGAAAAACTAAAAAGCACTTTAATTGGAAAAGGCTTAGAACAGGTTGAAATTCAGGCTGGCGATGCTTTTAATGCAGATGTAGCTGAGGCAATTACACAAATTCCGGCTCCGTCTGATAAATTGAAAGGGAAAATTGTTGATGTTATTGAAAAAGGATACAAATTAGGAGACAAAATTATTCGTTTTCCTAAAGTTGTTGTTGGAAACTAA
- a CDS encoding 3-ketoacyl-ACP reductase — MTNLKNKNALITGAGKGIGKAIAIALAKEGVNVILVSRTQLDVEQLAVKIENFGVKSLALTADVADINSVNTAVKKALAEFKTIDILINNAGIASFGKFLELEPAEWEKIIQVNLMGTYYTTRAVLPNMIERQTGDIINISSTAGLNGNALTSAYSASKFAVLGLTDSLMQELRKHNIRVTALTPSTVATDMAKDLNLTDGNPEKVMQSEDIAELIIAQLKLNRRVFIKNSSIWSTNP; from the coding sequence ATGACAAACTTAAAAAATAAAAATGCGCTCATTACAGGAGCCGGTAAAGGAATTGGAAAAGCGATTGCAATTGCCCTTGCAAAAGAAGGTGTAAACGTAATTTTAGTCTCCAGAACCCAATTAGATGTTGAACAATTAGCCGTAAAAATTGAAAATTTTGGGGTTAAGTCATTAGCATTAACAGCAGACGTAGCTGACATAAATTCTGTAAACACAGCAGTAAAAAAAGCTTTGGCTGAATTTAAAACCATAGACATTTTAATCAACAATGCAGGAATCGCTTCTTTTGGAAAATTTCTGGAGTTAGAACCTGCCGAATGGGAAAAAATTATTCAGGTAAACCTAATGGGAACTTATTATACGACACGTGCTGTTTTGCCTAATATGATTGAAAGACAAACAGGTGATATCATTAATATTTCATCAACTGCGGGATTAAACGGAAATGCACTGACAAGTGCTTACAGTGCATCTAAATTTGCCGTTCTGGGCTTAACCGATTCTTTGATGCAGGAACTCAGAAAACACAACATTCGTGTTACTGCCTTAACGCCAAGTACTGTTGCAACTGATATGGCAAAAGATTTAAACCTTACAGATGGCAATCCTGAAAAAGTAATGCAGTCTGAGGATATTGCAGAATTAATTATTGCACAACTCAAACTAAATCGCAGGGTGTTTATAAAAAACAGCAGTATCTGGTCTACTAATCCTTAA
- the mtaB gene encoding tRNA (N(6)-L-threonylcarbamoyladenosine(37)-C(2))-methylthiotransferase MtaB, which translates to MENRKKVAFYTLGCKLNFSETSTIARNFNDEGFDRVDFEEVADIYVINTCSVTENADKQFKQVVKKAMKLNDKAFVAAVGCYAQLKPEELAAVDGVDLVLGATEKFKITDYIHDLSKNDMGEVHSCEIAEADFYVGSYSIGDRTRAFLKVQDGCDYKCTYCTIPLARGISRSDALENVLQNAKEISAQDIKEIVLTGVNIGDYGKGEFGNKKHEHTFLDLVQALDKVEGIERLRISSIEPNLLKNETIEFVSKSRTFVPHFHIPLQSGSNDILKLMKRRYLREVYTERVNKIREVMPHACIGVDVIVGFPGETDEHFLETYHFLNEMDISYLHVFTYSERDNTEAADMPGVVPANVRAKRSKMLRGLSVKKRRAFYESQLGSKRTVLFESENKEGYIHGFTENYVKVKTPWNPELVNTLQEINLTKIDDDGSVRLEFLNKLAEA; encoded by the coding sequence ATGGAAAATAGAAAAAAAGTTGCTTTTTATACGCTTGGGTGCAAACTGAATTTTTCAGAGACATCTACAATTGCCAGAAATTTTAATGATGAAGGTTTTGACAGGGTAGATTTTGAAGAAGTTGCGGACATATATGTTATTAATACGTGCTCTGTAACAGAAAATGCTGATAAACAATTTAAACAGGTCGTAAAAAAAGCAATGAAACTTAATGATAAGGCTTTTGTTGCCGCTGTAGGTTGCTATGCGCAATTGAAACCTGAAGAATTAGCAGCTGTAGATGGCGTTGATTTGGTTTTGGGAGCTACTGAAAAATTTAAAATTACCGATTATATTCACGATTTAAGTAAAAACGACATGGGTGAGGTTCATTCATGCGAGATTGCTGAAGCCGATTTTTACGTTGGAAGTTATTCTATTGGAGATCGTACCCGTGCTTTTTTGAAGGTTCAGGATGGCTGTGACTATAAATGTACTTATTGTACGATTCCATTAGCACGAGGAATTTCAAGAAGTGACGCTTTAGAAAATGTATTACAGAATGCAAAAGAAATTTCTGCTCAGGATATTAAAGAAATCGTCCTGACAGGAGTGAATATTGGCGATTACGGAAAAGGAGAATTTGGAAATAAAAAACACGAGCATACTTTCTTAGATTTAGTACAGGCTTTGGATAAAGTGGAAGGAATCGAGCGTTTGCGAATTTCATCAATCGAGCCTAATTTACTAAAAAACGAAACAATTGAGTTCGTATCTAAAAGCCGTACTTTTGTACCGCACTTTCATATTCCGCTGCAATCCGGTAGCAATGATATCTTGAAATTAATGAAGCGCCGCTATTTGCGCGAAGTCTATACAGAACGAGTTAATAAGATTCGTGAAGTAATGCCTCATGCGTGTATTGGCGTTGACGTAATTGTTGGTTTTCCGGGTGAAACAGATGAGCATTTCTTAGAAACATATCATTTTCTTAATGAAATGGATATATCCTATTTACACGTATTTACTTATTCTGAAAGAGATAATACTGAAGCAGCTGACATGCCGGGTGTTGTTCCTGCTAATGTAAGGGCAAAACGAAGTAAAATGCTCCGTGGATTGTCGGTTAAAAAACGCCGCGCTTTTTACGAAAGCCAATTAGGATCTAAAAGAACTGTTTTATTCGAAAGCGAAAACAAAGAAGGCTATATTCATGGCTTTACCGAAAATTATGTAAAAGTAAAAACACCGTGGAATCCTGAATTGGTTAATACTTTACAGGAAATTAATCTCACTAAAATTGATGACGACGGAAGCGTTCGTCTGGAGTTTTTAAACAAATTGGCAGAAGCCTAA
- a CDS encoding putative signal transducing protein: MGLMKAFSGSEVLALALQERLEAAGVETVKKDNIQSARLAGFGQTDLAVEIFIQETDFAKANPVIEEFRMSI; this comes from the coding sequence ATGGGATTAATGAAAGCATTTTCAGGAAGCGAAGTATTAGCACTTGCTTTGCAGGAAAGATTAGAAGCAGCTGGTGTAGAGACTGTAAAAAAAGATAATATCCAATCAGCAAGATTAGCTGGTTTTGGGCAAACCGATTTAGCTGTTGAAATTTTTATTCAGGAAACCGATTTTGCAAAGGCAAATCCAGTTATTGAAGAATTTAGAATGAGTATCTAA
- a CDS encoding alpha/beta hydrolase, translated as MIVLLAFFVVIYLIIVSYVYFNQIGMIFQNTALPKEYQFEYQSKFEELNIKSFDGVNLHGLLFKAEHSKGLVFYLHGNAGTLETWGSISKIYTSLGYDIFILDYRSFGKSEGKIENEDQLNKDVAAVYKVMKQRYSEDKIIITGYSIGSGLATILASENKPKDLILQSPYFSFTELSSSRVPFFPDFMKKFHLETFRYLPKVKAPVYIFHGTDDQLIPFDNSVRLKNLLKSKANFYPLKNQGHVGVNENDDFQNQLKIIL; from the coding sequence ATGATTGTACTTTTAGCGTTCTTCGTTGTAATTTATTTGATTATTGTTTCTTATGTGTATTTCAATCAGATAGGAATGATTTTTCAAAATACTGCTCTTCCTAAAGAATATCAATTTGAATATCAGAGTAAATTTGAAGAGTTAAATATTAAGTCATTTGATGGTGTAAATCTTCATGGACTTTTATTTAAAGCAGAACATTCCAAAGGTTTGGTTTTTTATCTTCACGGAAACGCCGGGACACTTGAAACCTGGGGCAGTATTTCTAAAATTTATACTTCATTAGGATATGATATTTTTATTTTGGATTATCGAAGTTTTGGGAAGAGCGAAGGCAAAATAGAAAATGAAGATCAATTAAATAAGGATGTTGCAGCGGTTTATAAAGTAATGAAGCAAAGATATTCAGAAGATAAAATTATCATTACAGGTTATTCTATCGGTTCAGGTCTGGCTACAATTTTGGCTTCAGAAAACAAGCCAAAAGACTTAATTCTGCAATCTCCTTACTTTAGTTTTACAGAATTATCAAGCAGCAGAGTTCCATTTTTTCCTGACTTTATGAAAAAATTTCATTTAGAAACTTTTAGATATTTGCCAAAAGTAAAAGCGCCTGTTTATATTTTTCACGGAACTGACGATCAATTAATTCCTTTTGATAATTCTGTCCGGCTAAAGAACCTTTTAAAATCGAAAGCCAATTTTTATCCTTTGAAGAATCAGGGCCATGTGGGGGTAAATGAGAATGATGATTTTCAAAATCAGCTAAAAATAATTTTATAA